Proteins found in one Alteromonas macleodii genomic segment:
- the coaD gene encoding pantetheine-phosphate adenylyltransferase: MHTRALYPGTFDPITNGHADLIERASQLFSHVIVAIASNPSKKPLFTLEERVEMIKKVTADLPNVEVVGFTGLLADFADEQNATILIRGLRAVSDFEYEFQLANMNRRLNPKLESVFLTPAEENSFISSTLVKEVALHRGAVSGFCHPVVEQALRDRLGKKS; this comes from the coding sequence ATGCACACTAGAGCACTTTATCCAGGTACTTTCGACCCAATCACTAACGGTCATGCAGACCTTATTGAGCGAGCATCTCAGCTATTCTCTCACGTTATCGTGGCTATCGCTTCTAACCCCAGTAAAAAGCCGCTTTTTACATTAGAGGAACGGGTAGAAATGATAAAGAAAGTTACTGCCGATCTGCCTAATGTTGAAGTAGTAGGATTTACTGGTTTACTAGCGGACTTTGCGGATGAACAAAACGCGACTATTTTGATTCGTGGTTTACGCGCGGTATCGGATTTCGAATACGAATTCCAGCTGGCCAATATGAATCGACGCCTAAACCCGAAGCTTGAAAGCGTATTTCTAACTCCAGCTGAAGAAAACTCCTTTATTTCTTCAACTCTAGTGAAAGAAGTAGCCTTACACCGCGGGGCTGTAAGTGGTTTTTGCCACCCCGTAGTAGAGCAAGCGTTAAGAGACAGGCTAGGTAAAAAGAGCTAG
- the mutM gene encoding bifunctional DNA-formamidopyrimidine glycosylase/DNA-(apurinic or apyrimidinic site) lyase: MPELPEVEVSRLGVSPHLIGNTITQVVVRERRMRWPIPEEVSLVEGQKVIAVKRRAKYLLIETATGTLVLHLGMSGKLRVIDATTPIVKHDHVDIVLNTGKCLRLNDPRRFGAVLFQAPDTQQAMFDNLGPEPLTDDFDDKRLFSLSRNRKGPVKNFIMDNAIVVGVGNIYANEALFLAGIDPRRAAGNISAARYKSLTANIKKVLAKAIEQGGTTLKDFAQTDGKPGYFAQHLNVYGRKGEPCEVCGKAIESKVIGQRNTFFCTRCQR; encoded by the coding sequence ATGCCTGAATTACCAGAAGTTGAAGTAAGCCGTTTGGGCGTATCCCCTCATCTAATTGGCAATACCATTACTCAGGTGGTGGTAAGAGAACGTAGAATGCGCTGGCCCATACCAGAGGAAGTCTCACTGGTTGAGGGGCAAAAGGTAATAGCGGTAAAACGTAGAGCGAAATACCTGCTAATTGAAACGGCCACAGGTACACTGGTTTTGCATCTAGGTATGTCTGGCAAACTGCGCGTCATTGACGCAACTACACCCATTGTGAAACACGACCACGTGGACATTGTTTTAAATACTGGTAAGTGTTTACGCTTAAACGACCCTAGACGCTTTGGGGCGGTTTTATTTCAGGCGCCCGATACGCAACAAGCAATGTTTGACAACTTAGGCCCTGAACCCCTTACAGACGACTTTGATGATAAACGATTGTTCAGCTTATCGCGCAACCGCAAAGGTCCGGTTAAGAACTTCATTATGGATAACGCTATCGTTGTGGGTGTGGGCAATATCTATGCGAACGAAGCCCTGTTTCTTGCAGGTATCGACCCGAGAAGAGCCGCGGGCAATATCAGTGCCGCTCGTTACAAATCACTTACTGCAAATATAAAAAAAGTGCTCGCTAAAGCTATCGAGCAAGGTGGCACTACGCTTAAAGACTTTGCACAAACCGATGGTAAGCCGGGCTACTTTGCACAGCATTTAAATGTATATGGAAGAAAAGGCGAGCCTTGCGAAGTGTGTGGCAAAGCTATTGAAAGCAAGGTAATAGGGCAGCGAAACACCTTTTTCTGTACTCGCTGCCAGCGCTAA
- a CDS encoding glycosyltransferase family 9 protein → MGKKICLMRLSAIGDVCHAVAMVTRIQSQWRDAEITWVIGKVEYQLVKLMPNVRFIIFDKSKGKAAVESLKAQVAGETFDALLMMQVALRANLASRVIKAKQRIGFDWARSKELHWLFANKRVAATKHAHVLKGFMDFADALGVPEPKAVSWNIPVASEDAKWGEEQAKTLGKYVVISPAASKAERNWLPQRYASIADYIQEDGVTVILCGGPGDLDRKTADAIKASVKYPLKDFTGQTTLHQLLMLLKHAHLVIAPDTGPAHMATTVGTPVIGLYAHSNPRRTGPYNNLERLVSVYDECIEEQKGKPWSALPWGTRAKGSQLMEKITVDMVKQKVAPFLV, encoded by the coding sequence GTGGGAAAAAAGATTTGTTTAATGCGCTTATCGGCCATTGGGGATGTGTGTCATGCCGTCGCTATGGTTACTCGAATTCAATCACAGTGGCGCGATGCTGAAATTACGTGGGTAATAGGGAAAGTGGAGTATCAGCTGGTGAAGCTGATGCCAAACGTACGGTTTATTATTTTTGATAAGTCAAAAGGGAAAGCTGCAGTGGAGTCGCTCAAAGCACAAGTGGCCGGTGAAACTTTTGATGCTTTATTAATGATGCAGGTGGCACTACGGGCAAACTTAGCTTCGCGAGTGATTAAAGCCAAACAGCGCATCGGTTTTGACTGGGCACGGAGTAAGGAGCTGCACTGGTTGTTTGCCAATAAACGGGTGGCTGCCACAAAGCACGCTCATGTGCTTAAAGGTTTTATGGATTTCGCCGATGCATTGGGCGTACCTGAGCCAAAAGCAGTTTCTTGGAACATTCCAGTTGCATCAGAAGATGCAAAGTGGGGAGAAGAACAAGCTAAAACCTTGGGTAAATATGTCGTTATTTCACCAGCGGCAAGTAAGGCTGAAAGAAATTGGTTGCCGCAACGATACGCAAGTATTGCTGACTATATCCAAGAGGACGGTGTCACCGTGATATTATGCGGCGGTCCAGGAGATTTAGACCGCAAAACTGCTGATGCAATTAAAGCGAGTGTGAAATATCCGCTTAAAGACTTTACTGGGCAAACAACATTGCATCAGCTGCTTATGTTACTAAAGCATGCTCACCTAGTTATTGCACCAGATACTGGGCCTGCTCACATGGCAACTACCGTGGGCACGCCTGTTATTGGGCTATACGCACACTCTAATCCACGTAGAACAGGGCCTTACAACAATCTTGAAAGGTTGGTATCGGTTTATGATGAATGCATAGAAGAGCAAAAAGGGAAGCCTTGGAGCGCCTTACCGTGGGGAACGCGAGCCAAAGGAAGCCAGTTAATGGAAAAAATTACCGTAGACATGGTTAAGCAAAAAGTTGCGCCGTTCCTCGTTTAA
- a CDS encoding 3-deoxy-D-manno-octulosonic acid kinase: protein MATMRRDIGAGHHFIFDNTLVSQPNTEMFSPEFWQLQNKITGQAKGRGTTIFIEHEGQHWVLRHFMRGGLIGKLLSDQYFFNGIERSRPFEEFTLLEYMRGEGLLVPIPVAARIHRRGLIYRGDIITLNIPNSQDLHHVLCQQPLSKNEWHEVGRALARMHNCQVYHHDANIRNIMIDSDKQIWLIDFDRCSIRKGESWKQSNLDRLLRSLHKEQAKNPVFHWKEDDWTACLDGYNELVKR from the coding sequence ATGGCGACAATGCGACGAGACATAGGTGCTGGACACCACTTTATTTTCGATAACACCTTGGTCAGTCAGCCTAATACAGAAATGTTCAGCCCTGAATTTTGGCAGCTACAAAACAAGATAACAGGTCAAGCTAAGGGACGTGGTACAACCATCTTCATTGAGCATGAAGGTCAGCACTGGGTTTTACGACACTTTATGCGTGGCGGTCTGATAGGTAAGCTACTTAGTGACCAGTACTTTTTTAATGGTATCGAACGCTCTAGGCCTTTTGAAGAGTTTACATTGCTCGAATACATGCGAGGTGAAGGTCTTTTAGTACCTATACCTGTCGCTGCACGTATCCACCGCAGGGGCTTGATTTATCGGGGCGATATAATCACCCTTAACATACCTAATAGCCAAGATCTGCACCACGTTTTGTGCCAGCAGCCCTTATCAAAAAACGAATGGCATGAAGTGGGACGAGCGCTGGCTCGAATGCACAATTGCCAGGTTTATCATCACGATGCGAATATTCGAAATATTATGATTGATAGCGATAAGCAAATTTGGCTTATCGACTTTGACCGCTGTTCGATACGCAAAGGGGAAAGCTGGAAACAAAGTAACCTAGATCGTCTATTGCGCTCTTTGCATAAAGAGCAAGCCAAAAACCCGGTATTTCACTGGAAAGAAGACGATTGGACGGCATGCTTAGATGGCTATAACGAATTGGTGAAGCGTTAA